CGCCTTCTCCGCACCGCGGGCCGGCTTGCCCTCTGGTACAGGAATCCCGAACTTCTTGAACACTTGTTTACCTTGGTACTCCGTTAGGTCCACTAGGCAGCGCTCCCTATTGTCTTGCGTAGCCACTCGACGATCTCGGACGTCGCCGCCCCTGGAGTGAAGATCGCAGCGATCCCCTTCTCTTGAAGCACGGCAATGTCTTCCTTGGGAATGATGCCGCCGCCGAAGACGATGACGTCGTTGACGCCGCGTTCGCGGAGCAGATCCAGCACCTTGGGAAACAGCGTCATGTGCGCGCCCGAGTGAATCGACAGGCCGACGGCGTCGGCGTCCTCTTGAATAGCGGTCTCCACGATCTGCTCGGGAGTCTGGTGAAGGCCGGTGTAGATGACCTCCATCCCGGCGTCGCGCAACGCGCGCGCGACGACCTTGGCTCCTCGATCGTGCCCGTCGAGTCCCGGCTTGGCGACGACGACGCGGATCTTTCCTGCAGGCACGGCGGCCTCCGTTTGTCCTGTCGGGTTCTGCCGGTGATGATACGGGCGCTTGTGAAAGCGCCGCAAAATAGGGGAATCCATGAATCCGACGACCGCGCGCGACTGGCTCGATTTGGTACTGGACCCCGGCTGGGTCGAAATCGACGGCGACGTCGTCTCGGCGGACCCGCTGGGGTTCCCCGGATACAGCGCGCAACTCGCGCGCGCCCGCGCAGCCACAGGCACGACCGACTCGGTCCTCACCGCCTCCGGCGCCGTAGACGGCAAGCCGATCCTCGCCATCTCCTTCGAGTTCGCCTTCCTCGGCGGCTCGATGGGCGTGGCGACCGGGGAGCGCGTTGCCAGGGTCTTCGAGCGCGC
The Actinomycetota bacterium genome window above contains:
- a CDS encoding cobalamin B12-binding domain-containing protein, whose product is MPAGKIRVVVAKPGLDGHDRGAKVVARALRDAGMEVIYTGLHQTPEQIVETAIQEDADAVGLSIHSGAHMTLFPKVLDLLRERGVNDVIVFGGGIIPKEDIAVLQEKGIAAIFTPGAATSEIVEWLRKTIGSAA